From the genome of Myxococcota bacterium, one region includes:
- a CDS encoding helix-turn-helix domain-containing protein produces the protein MRESRRRSASYFIVEVASRDIDGAVLATRVGADRVVTPQERSIPFPSPSETEEQRASSLQLHGTSASSGLLRARLSALATHTTPVIFAGETGSGRFHAARWLSEEARFATSGTTVIRPGATRPTRSLSKRVVILRDLDQYSRTDKAYWASVIAASALHSEHAPARAIATIGSDKKWGLTELAPELAQFAVHVAPLRERTEDVKPLADFFASTFSQAIERRRPVIDESAYACLQKQDWPRNLAQLKSVIERTVALTYGDVICSIDVENALVDSPFSVGILRDMRRDDQKRELTELLESTGGNIAEAARRLGLSRGAVIYRAQKFGLMPSRARSRSL, from the coding sequence ATGAGAGAATCCCGGCGTCGTTCGGCCTCCTACTTCATCGTCGAAGTCGCTAGTCGCGACATCGATGGGGCGGTACTCGCGACGAGGGTTGGCGCTGACCGAGTTGTGACGCCGCAAGAGCGATCGATCCCCTTTCCTTCTCCTTCGGAAACCGAGGAGCAGCGAGCGAGCTCTCTCCAGCTGCATGGGACGAGCGCATCCTCTGGACTTCTCCGAGCGCGATTGTCGGCGCTTGCGACCCACACTACGCCCGTGATCTTCGCGGGCGAAACTGGCAGCGGTCGCTTCCACGCCGCTAGGTGGCTCAGCGAGGAAGCTCGCTTTGCGACATCGGGCACAACCGTTATCCGACCGGGGGCCACCAGGCCAACGCGGAGCCTCTCCAAGCGTGTGGTTATTCTCCGCGATCTCGATCAGTACTCGAGGACGGATAAGGCGTACTGGGCGAGCGTGATCGCGGCGTCTGCCCTGCATTCGGAGCATGCACCGGCTCGCGCCATCGCAACGATCGGGTCCGACAAGAAATGGGGCCTGACCGAGCTTGCACCAGAACTCGCGCAGTTTGCAGTTCACGTAGCTCCCCTGCGAGAGCGCACTGAAGACGTCAAACCCTTGGCCGATTTCTTCGCAAGTACTTTCTCTCAAGCAATCGAACGCAGACGACCAGTGATAGACGAATCAGCTTACGCCTGCCTCCAGAAACAAGACTGGCCGAGGAATCTTGCCCAACTCAAATCAGTCATAGAGAGGACTGTTGCCCTTACCTACGGAGATGTGATTTGTTCAATTGATGTCGAGAATGCCCTCGTCGATTCACCCTTCAGCGTGGGCATACTCCGAGACATGAGAAGGGATGATCAGAAACGCGAACTGACGGAGCTGCTTGAGTCAACCGGTGGAAACATCGCCGAAGCCGCTCGCCGACTCGGCCTGAGCCGAGGTGCGGTGATCTACCGCGCCCAGAAGTTCGGTCTGATGCCGAGTCGAGCGCGATCGCGAAGCCTATAG
- a CDS encoding outer membrane lipoprotein-sorting protein encodes MSLSDGFAALYPTSVLQQVALTTFDGSGGSLRREMQVVFGEGGRRGDMLIRFTSPSALKGTGVLLLEHSTLYVYLPALRRSRRVSVGQMRDAFFGSDFSYQDLLPKRASDFTLIDRGEAGDCEVFILLPSQSSQLSYSKFDVCVDHSVSRIQWIDVVAGAGKKRLVVSYDEENRRSVSSVRVVADQGRVVSELELLESRSIKAPGVALFGVSNLDRGSARRDRKLVRDVGSPNER; translated from the coding sequence ATGAGCTTGTCGGACGGGTTCGCCGCCTTGTATCCGACCAGCGTGTTGCAGCAAGTGGCGCTGACGACGTTCGATGGTTCTGGCGGATCCTTGAGGCGGGAGATGCAGGTGGTCTTTGGGGAAGGCGGGCGTCGGGGCGATATGTTGATCCGCTTTACTTCCCCATCGGCGCTGAAGGGCACAGGTGTTCTCCTCCTCGAGCACTCCACTCTGTATGTTTACTTGCCGGCGTTACGACGATCGAGGCGCGTTTCGGTTGGGCAGATGCGAGATGCGTTTTTCGGCAGCGATTTCTCGTATCAAGATCTCCTCCCGAAGCGCGCTTCGGACTTCACCTTGATTGACAGGGGCGAGGCAGGCGATTGCGAGGTCTTCATTCTGTTGCCAAGTCAGTCTAGTCAGCTCTCGTACAGCAAGTTTGACGTTTGCGTTGATCATTCGGTTTCGCGAATTCAGTGGATTGATGTCGTTGCTGGTGCTGGCAAGAAGCGTTTGGTTGTGAGCTACGACGAGGAGAATCGGCGTTCCGTTTCCAGCGTCCGCGTCGTGGCGGACCAGGGGCGGGTTGTGAGTGAGCTGGAGCTGCTTGAGAGCCGGTCGATCAAAGCGCCTGGCGTCGCTCTGTTCGGTGTGAGCAACCTGGATCGAGGAAGTGCTCGGCGGGATAGGAAGCTCGTTCGAGACGTGGGGTCGCCTAATGAGCGCTAG